In Xenopus tropicalis strain Nigerian chromosome 5, UCB_Xtro_10.0, whole genome shotgun sequence, one genomic interval encodes:
- the plscr1 gene encoding phospholipid scramblase 1 isoform X1 yields the protein MYRSESGTIPVPLRHRVSWASDMEMKGGNEPNPNSGYGNQGYPGADYPGYPPPQNPYGYQPAGYAPAGYQTAGAQVPPGYPPGPYQGQPGQANFGAYGGPHAVPNQPGAPAAAWMPAPAPIPNCPPGLEYLTQIDQILVHQQVELLEVLTGFETNNKYEIKNSLGQRVYFAAEENDCCTRNCCGPSRPFSMTIVDNAGQEVMKLHRPCRCSACCFPCCLQKLEVQAPPGTTVGYVIQNWHPCLPKFTIQDEREQGILKIKGPCIPCRCCADVKFEIKSMDESAVVGRITKQWTGFVKEAFTDADNFGIQFPMDLDVKIKAVLLGACFLIDFMFFEQSQNNN from the exons ATGTATCGAAGCGAGTCCGGGACCATTCCTGTTCCACTCAGACACAG AGTCAGTTGGGCCAGTGACATGGAGATGAAAG gtggTAATGAACCAAATCCCAATTCAGGGTATGGTAACCAAGGGTATCCAGGTGCAGATTATCCAGGATATCCCCCACCACAAAACCCCTATGGGTATCAACCTGCTGGGTACGCACCGGCGGGGTACCAGACCGCTGGTGCTCAAGTTCCACCAGGCTATCCCCCTGGGCCTTATCAAG gGCAGCCTGGCCAAGCTAATTTTGGTGCTTATGGGGGACCACATGCTGTGCCAAATCAGCCTGGTGCTCCTGCAGCTGCCTGGATGCCAGCACCTGCTCCCATCCCTAACTGCCCGCCAGGGCTGGAATATCTGACGCAG ATTGACCAGATACTGGTTCACCAACAAGTTGAGCTGCTAGAAG TTCTGACTGGATTTGAAACAAACAACAAATATGAGATAAAAAACAGCCTGGGCCAAAGAGTCTACTTTGCTGCAGAAGAAAATGATTGCTGCACACGGAACTGCTGTGGGCCAAGCCGACCCTTTTCCATGACAATTGTTGATAATGCTGGTCAGGAGGTTATGAAATTGCACAGGCCGTGCAGATGTTCAGCATGTTGTTTCCCCTGTTGCCTACAAAAA CTTGAAGTGCAGGCACCTCCTGGTACAACCGTTGGGTATGTTATCCAGAACTGGCATCCTTGTCTGCCTAAATTTACCATTCAGGATGAGCGGGAACAAGGCATTCTGAAAATCAAGGGCCCTTGCATTCCTTGTAGATGTTGCGCTGATGTTAAATTTGAG ATCAAGTCAATGGATGAGAGTGCAGTGGTTGGAAGAATCACCAAACAATGGACTGGTTTTGTAAAAGAAGCTTTCACCGATGCTGACAACTTTGGAATCCAGTTCCCGATGGACCTTGATGTAAAGATCAAAGCTGTCTTGCTTGGTGCCTGTTTCCTtatt GATTTCATGTTTTTTGAACAGAGTCAGAATAACAACTGA
- the plscr1 gene encoding phospholipid scramblase 1 (The RefSeq protein has 2 substitutions, 1 non-frameshifting indel compared to this genomic sequence), whose product MEMKGGNEPNPNSGYGNQGYPGADYPGYPPPQNPYGYQPAGYTPAGYQPAGYPPPGAQVPPGYPPGPYQGQPGQANFGAYGGPHAVPNQPGAPAAAWMPAPAPIPNCPPGLEYLTQIDQILVHQQVELLEVLTGFETNNKYEIKNSLGQRVYFAAEENDCCTRNCCGPSRPFSMTIVDNAGQEVMKLHRPCRCSACCFPCCLQKLEVQAPPGTTVGYVIQNWHPCLPKFTIQDEREQGILKIKGPCIPCRCCADVKFEIKSMDESAVVGRITKQWTGFVKEAFTDADNFGIQFPMDLDVKIKAVLLGACFLIDFMFFEQSQNNN is encoded by the exons ATGGAGATGAAAG gtggTAATGAACCAAATCCCAATTCAGGGTATGGTAACCAAGGGTATCCAGGTGCAGATTATCCAGGATATCCCCCACCACAAAACCCCTATGGGTATCAACCTGCTGGGTACGCACCGGCGGGGTACCAGACCGCTGGTGCTCAAGTTCCACCAGGCTATCCCCCTGGGCCTTATCAAG gGCAGCCTGGCCAAGCTAATTTTGGTGCTTATGGGGGACCACATGCTGTGCCAAATCAGCCTGGTGCTCCTGCAGCTGCCTGGATGCCAGCACCTGCTCCCATCCCTAACTGCCCGCCAGGGCTGGAATATCTGACGCAG ATTGACCAGATACTGGTTCACCAACAAGTTGAGCTGCTAGAAG TTCTGACTGGATTTGAAACAAACAACAAATATGAGATAAAAAACAGCCTGGGCCAAAGAGTCTACTTTGCTGCAGAAGAAAATGATTGCTGCACACGGAACTGCTGTGGGCCAAGCCGACCCTTTTCCATGACAATTGTTGATAATGCTGGTCAGGAGGTTATGAAATTGCACAGGCCGTGCAGATGTTCAGCATGTTGTTTCCCCTGTTGCCTACAAAAA CTTGAAGTGCAGGCACCTCCTGGTACAACCGTTGGGTATGTTATCCAGAACTGGCATCCTTGTCTGCCTAAATTTACCATTCAGGATGAGCGGGAACAAGGCATTCTGAAAATCAAGGGCCCTTGCATTCCTTGTAGATGTTGCGCTGATGTTAAATTTGAG ATCAAGTCAATGGATGAGAGTGCAGTGGTTGGAAGAATCACCAAACAATGGACTGGTTTTGTAAAAGAAGCTTTCACCGATGCTGACAACTTTGGAATCCAGTTCCCGATGGACCTTGATGTAAAGATCAAAGCTGTCTTGCTTGGTGCCTGTTTCCTtatt GATTTCATGTTTTTTGAACAGAGTCAGAATAACAACTGA